A genomic segment from Candidatus Korarchaeum cryptofilum OPF8 encodes:
- a CDS encoding elongation factor EF-2 yields MQKYKKVIDHLQELMRDPRNIRNIGIIAHVDHGKTTLSDNLLSAAGMISDKMAGEMRALDYHEIEQQRGITIKAANISLYYQRDGKEFAINLVDTPGHIDFTGHVTRSLRVIDGAIVVVDSVEEVMVQTETVTRQALEERVRPLLFINKIDRLIKELKLTPQEIQQKILRIIRDFNGLIEAYGEPEFREKWKVKWDNDSVAFGSALHGWGLTNSIAAKKGIRFSDIVDIYNEDPEGLALRRDIPVHEALLDMVALHVPDPIEAQSYRVERLWRDKQDEELFNALKNCDPNGPLIMGVNAVRIDPHAGIVVTGRVFSGTLREGEDVYLINAKKKQKIQQTSIYMGPYRMRMDEIPAGNIAAVLGLTSASSGETVVADAIKDRVISGFEAIRYVTEPVVTVSVEAKNPQDLPKLIDTLRKLTLQDPNLVMIHNQETGEILLKGTGELHLEISLYEVRKAGLEFDVSEPTVVYRESVRGTSDVVLAKSPNKLNRIWVTASPLNDEVVALIREGRVNERMDSRTLAKVLREEGKMDTEDARNVWTIDEENYNLFINRTVGVQRLDEVREILRQGFMWVMKEGPLAGEPVMGVAIRLVNAMIHEDPAHRGPAQLTPAVRKAIFGAMLSANPVLLEPIYEIQVSTPPELIGSVISLISQKRGKVVGIEERGRISIVKGFIPVRETLGGFSNEMRSMTSGRAFWQTKFSHWEPLPKSLMEQVALEIRRRKGMKEELPKAEEYMDTL; encoded by the coding sequence TTGCAGAAGTATAAGAAGGTGATAGACCATCTTCAGGAGCTGATGAGAGATCCCAGAAACATTAGAAATATAGGGATAATAGCGCACGTCGATCACGGGAAGACGACGCTCTCCGACAATCTATTGTCGGCCGCCGGGATGATAAGCGATAAGATGGCGGGGGAGATGAGGGCCCTGGACTATCATGAGATAGAGCAGCAGAGGGGGATAACGATAAAGGCAGCCAACATATCGCTTTACTACCAGAGAGATGGGAAGGAATTCGCGATAAATCTCGTCGATACCCCGGGCCACATAGACTTCACCGGCCACGTCACAAGATCCCTTAGAGTCATAGACGGTGCTATAGTAGTCGTGGACTCTGTGGAGGAAGTGATGGTCCAGACCGAGACTGTGACGAGGCAGGCGCTAGAGGAGAGAGTGCGGCCCCTGCTCTTCATAAATAAGATAGATAGGCTCATAAAGGAGCTCAAGCTGACTCCTCAGGAGATACAGCAGAAGATACTCAGGATAATAAGGGATTTCAATGGATTGATAGAGGCTTATGGCGAGCCGGAGTTCAGGGAGAAGTGGAAGGTGAAGTGGGACAATGATAGCGTTGCCTTTGGCTCTGCTCTACATGGATGGGGTTTAACGAACTCTATAGCTGCGAAGAAGGGGATAAGGTTCTCCGATATAGTGGATATATATAATGAGGATCCCGAAGGCCTGGCCCTAAGGAGGGACATACCTGTTCATGAAGCATTGCTCGATATGGTCGCCCTGCACGTCCCAGACCCTATCGAGGCTCAATCCTATAGGGTTGAGAGGCTCTGGAGGGATAAACAGGATGAGGAGCTCTTCAATGCGCTTAAAAATTGCGATCCAAATGGTCCCCTCATAATGGGGGTTAATGCGGTTAGGATAGATCCGCACGCAGGTATAGTGGTGACAGGTAGAGTCTTCAGCGGAACTCTGCGTGAGGGTGAGGATGTCTACCTAATAAATGCGAAGAAGAAGCAGAAGATACAGCAGACGAGCATATACATGGGTCCATACAGGATGAGGATGGATGAGATACCAGCGGGCAACATAGCGGCAGTTCTGGGATTGACGTCCGCTAGCTCAGGAGAGACCGTAGTCGCCGATGCTATAAAGGACAGGGTCATCTCGGGATTCGAAGCCATAAGGTATGTAACTGAACCTGTGGTGACAGTTTCAGTCGAAGCTAAGAATCCTCAGGACCTCCCGAAGCTCATAGATACTTTGAGAAAGCTCACGCTTCAGGACCCGAATCTAGTAATGATACACAATCAGGAGACGGGAGAGATACTGCTCAAGGGCACTGGAGAGCTCCACCTGGAGATATCCCTATATGAAGTCAGGAAAGCTGGTCTAGAGTTTGATGTCAGTGAGCCAACAGTAGTTTACAGGGAGAGCGTTAGAGGTACAAGCGACGTTGTCCTAGCGAAATCCCCGAACAAGCTGAACAGGATATGGGTGACAGCCTCTCCATTGAATGATGAAGTGGTAGCGCTCATCAGGGAGGGCAGGGTCAACGAGAGGATGGACAGCAGGACTCTAGCTAAGGTCCTGAGGGAGGAGGGCAAGATGGATACTGAGGACGCTAGAAATGTGTGGACGATAGATGAGGAGAATTACAACCTCTTCATAAACAGGACTGTGGGCGTTCAGAGACTGGATGAGGTCAGGGAGATCTTGAGGCAAGGATTCATGTGGGTCATGAAGGAAGGGCCTCTAGCCGGCGAGCCGGTCATGGGTGTAGCTATAAGGCTAGTTAACGCGATGATACATGAGGATCCAGCCCACAGAGGACCAGCCCAGCTCACCCCAGCTGTTAGAAAGGCGATATTTGGTGCTATGCTGAGCGCAAATCCCGTGCTGCTGGAACCGATATACGAGATACAGGTCTCCACGCCCCCTGAACTGATAGGCTCCGTGATATCTTTGATCTCGCAGAAGAGGGGAAAGGTCGTCGGGATAGAGGAGAGGGGAAGGATAAGCATAGTTAAGGGATTCATACCGGTAAGGGAGACCTTAGGCGGTTTCAGTAATGAGATGAGGAGTATGACGAGCGGAAGGGCCTTCTGGCAGACGAAGTTCTCCCACTGGGAGCCGCTGCCGAAGAGCCTCATGGAGCAGGTAGCGCTGGAGATAAGGAGAAGGAAGGGGATGAAGGAGGAGCTTCCGAAAGCGGAAGAGTACATGGATACCCTATGA
- a CDS encoding CDP-alcohol phosphatidyltransferase family protein codes for MLERLRGISSKLFDGLADIAVRMGISANLITMLGFISFLMSILSLYFRKSLLASLFILLGGFFDMMDGSVARKTGNSGAKGAFIDSVVDRVEDGLLFLFMGIYSRELLWAALTIHSSMLTSYIRSRSESLGVRGTEFSLTGRGERLLLSAFFCAIDKVDLGLIIISILSYLTCIERSYIFFREIGKKGS; via the coding sequence ATGCTCGAACGCCTGAGGGGTATCTCATCCAAGCTATTCGATGGATTAGCTGATATAGCAGTCAGAATGGGGATCAGTGCGAATCTCATCACCATGTTAGGGTTCATCTCATTCCTAATGTCCATTTTAAGCCTCTACTTCAGGAAATCACTCCTGGCCTCTCTTTTCATATTGCTTGGTGGTTTCTTCGATATGATGGATGGATCCGTAGCTAGGAAGACTGGGAATTCGGGGGCTAAGGGTGCTTTCATTGACTCAGTCGTTGATAGAGTTGAGGACGGTCTCCTCTTCCTCTTCATGGGGATCTACTCCAGGGAGCTCCTATGGGCCGCTCTCACAATACACTCATCCATGCTCACGAGCTACATAAGATCGAGATCCGAGTCCCTCGGAGTTAGGGGGACTGAGTTCAGCTTGACGGGAAGGGGGGAGAGGCTACTATTATCGGCATTCTTCTGCGCGATAGATAAGGTGGATTTGGGCCTCATCATAATCTCTATCCTGAGTTACTTGACCTGTATTGAGAGATCCTACATATTCTTCAGAGAAATTGGGAAAAAAGGATCATAG
- a CDS encoding RNA methyltransferase — translation MPDLIVILVEPEKADNVGMIARAMKNFGFYELRVVRPMFESFDRAIAAAMRARDVIERMEILTTLEEARRGVDLMIGTTARVSRYSVERRAIPIRDLLSSISWDAVYGLVLGRESIGLTTEELSYCDIVATIPSSEDYPALNVANAAAIILYEFFLAFKDSSRFEVKPVPREAREVMIRYIGEVIDLLGGMRDRERFLFTMRRMIERTFPCGISEEEASQALGIIKAVRDALARVKGHVPETSQEL, via the coding sequence ATGCCCGATCTAATAGTCATATTGGTGGAGCCGGAGAAGGCGGATAACGTTGGGATGATAGCTAGGGCGATGAAGAACTTCGGTTTCTATGAGCTAAGGGTCGTTAGACCCATGTTCGAGAGTTTCGATAGGGCTATAGCTGCAGCTATGAGGGCTAGAGATGTTATAGAGAGAATGGAGATCCTAACGACGCTTGAGGAAGCGAGAAGGGGAGTGGATTTAATGATAGGGACTACCGCTAGAGTAAGCAGGTATTCCGTGGAGAGGAGGGCTATCCCGATAAGGGACCTCCTGTCGAGCATAAGTTGGGATGCAGTGTATGGCCTCGTCTTGGGAAGGGAATCGATAGGATTGACGACGGAGGAGCTCTCTTATTGCGATATAGTAGCAACTATACCTTCCAGTGAGGATTATCCGGCCCTGAACGTAGCTAATGCGGCTGCAATAATCCTTTACGAATTCTTCCTGGCCTTCAAGGATTCCTCCAGATTTGAGGTTAAGCCCGTGCCCAGAGAGGCTAGGGAAGTCATGATAAGGTATATCGGGGAGGTAATCGATCTACTTGGGGGAATGCGCGATAGGGAGAGGTTCCTCTTCACTATGAGGAGGATGATAGAGAGGACCTTCCCCTGCGGTATCTCGGAGGAGGAGGCGTCCCAAGCGTTAGGTATTATAAAGGCTGTGAGGGATGCTTTGGCTAGGGTGAAAGGTCATGTCCCTGAGACCAGCCAGGAACTATAG
- a CDS encoding 50S ribosomal protein L16 — MSLRPARNYRALQRPYTRKEYIKSIPYSKITKFDHGNVHGKFEYEVRMVAEASFQVRSNALEAARMTVLSQVRKAIPSDEAYFFKVVHYPHHILRKHAMAGVHKAERLQKGMRLAFGKPDARAAQIRRGDVIMFMRVNEQHLEAAKYCMKLAKLKIPYMTRIDVVRLDGTEDEEGA; from the coding sequence ATGTCCCTGAGACCAGCCAGGAACTATAGGGCCCTTCAGAGGCCATATACGAGGAAGGAGTACATAAAGAGCATACCATACAGTAAGATAACGAAGTTCGATCATGGCAACGTTCATGGGAAGTTCGAATATGAGGTGAGGATGGTAGCAGAAGCCAGCTTTCAAGTTAGGAGCAACGCTCTGGAAGCGGCTAGGATGACGGTCTTATCTCAGGTGAGGAAGGCTATCCCATCGGATGAAGCTTATTTCTTCAAGGTAGTCCACTATCCCCATCATATCCTGAGGAAGCACGCTATGGCTGGCGTTCATAAGGCTGAGAGGCTTCAGAAAGGTATGAGATTAGCTTTCGGTAAGCCCGATGCTAGAGCAGCGCAGATAAGGAGAGGGGATGTGATAATGTTCATGAGGGTCAATGAACAGCACTTAGAGGCAGCTAAGTACTGCATGAAGCTCGCTAAGCTCAAGATACCCTATATGACTAGGATAGATGTGGTCAGATTAGATGGAACTGAGGACGAAGAGGGAGCTTGA
- a CDS encoding METTL5 family protein, protein MELRTKRELEIILQQLEELRDPKPSLEQCPTPANLAAALIHMCYMMGDLEGKSVADLGCGNGILAIGALLYGASSAIGIDLDPEAIEIAKRNADRLGLLGRARFLVMDVRDFSEEVDTVIQNPPFGSRRRHADTLFLDVALRRAKVVYSLHSAGNSEFLRKFALKRGAILTHVERWPFPLRRIFPHHKRRIVEIPVEILRFEVIG, encoded by the coding sequence ATGGAACTGAGGACGAAGAGGGAGCTTGAAATAATTTTGCAGCAGCTAGAGGAGCTGAGGGATCCGAAGCCCTCCCTTGAACAATGTCCCACGCCAGCCAACTTAGCTGCGGCTCTCATACACATGTGTTACATGATGGGGGACCTCGAGGGGAAGAGCGTTGCCGATCTGGGATGCGGGAATGGGATACTAGCGATAGGAGCCCTCCTCTATGGTGCATCCTCAGCGATCGGAATAGATTTAGATCCTGAAGCTATAGAGATCGCTAAAAGAAATGCTGATAGGTTAGGATTGCTTGGAAGAGCTAGATTTCTAGTGATGGATGTGAGAGATTTCTCTGAGGAGGTGGATACTGTGATTCAGAATCCTCCGTTCGGTAGTAGGAGGAGGCATGCTGATACCCTATTCCTAGATGTCGCCCTCAGGAGAGCTAAGGTCGTTTACTCCCTGCATTCCGCTGGTAATTCCGAGTTCCTTAGGAAGTTCGCCCTGAAGAGAGGGGCCATCCTCACGCACGTAGAGAGGTGGCCCTTCCCCCTCAGGAGGATATTTCCCCATCATAAGAGGAGGATCGTTGAGATCCCCGTTGAGATATTGAGATTTGAGGTGATTGGATGA
- a CDS encoding exosome complex RNA-binding protein Csl4 — translation MREIVVPGERIGVVEEYVGAEGIFEIKGVLYSSHLGLLEKKDLEVNVKPIKRPILPVKPGEIALGEIRSADRSSFNLFLTLLLRPRVSILIPPVHANMPKRGSNIGARPSDIVIVRVESVENGIVTVTMEGAHELGVIRSICESCGSVLDRGVGYTLICRRCGKIYLDKRLSSKYGWNPFKEGLLNVRGGKENPGPFDRKI, via the coding sequence ATGAGGGAGATTGTCGTCCCTGGAGAGAGGATAGGTGTCGTTGAGGAATATGTGGGGGCCGAGGGGATATTCGAGATTAAGGGTGTGCTCTACTCCTCTCACCTCGGCCTCTTGGAGAAGAAGGATCTGGAGGTCAATGTTAAGCCTATCAAGAGACCTATATTACCAGTTAAACCCGGAGAAATCGCTCTAGGGGAGATAAGGAGCGCTGATAGGAGCAGCTTCAACCTCTTCCTTACTTTGCTCCTGAGACCCAGAGTGAGCATTCTAATACCTCCAGTTCACGCTAACATGCCCAAGAGGGGCTCAAATATAGGAGCTAGGCCGAGCGATATCGTAATAGTCAGGGTGGAGAGCGTTGAAAACGGTATCGTCACGGTGACGATGGAGGGAGCCCATGAGCTAGGTGTGATCAGGAGCATATGCGAGTCTTGCGGATCCGTGCTCGATAGGGGTGTCGGATATACTTTAATATGTAGGAGATGCGGTAAGATATACCTTGATAAGAGGCTGAGCAGTAAGTACGGGTGGAACCCCTTCAAGGAAGGGTTGTTGAATGTTAGGGGAGGAAAAGAGAACCCTGGTCCTTTCGATAGAAAAATCTGA
- a CDS encoding DUF2067 family protein produces the protein MGGRDYSYKYSVDSGLKITLFGDKEELRDSEAIVRRSYRNFRIVRNPVGGLYRYPSDWLSEHGGISMSLLTLSLRAAGLTAIWKEDILHTALEPEEIIDLMLELKSLSEEIRYEVRQRKAREVIVAVSVNSGVSPFDVLELAEEEGFMEKDDEGLWRFKADPELVMRELIKKLVGREEYGD, from the coding sequence ATGGGTGGTAGAGACTACTCCTATAAGTACTCCGTGGACTCGGGCCTAAAAATAACCTTATTTGGGGACAAGGAGGAGCTCAGGGATTCTGAGGCTATAGTGAGGAGATCTTACAGGAACTTCAGGATAGTCAGAAACCCCGTAGGGGGGCTCTACAGATACCCGTCCGATTGGTTATCTGAGCACGGAGGTATCTCGATGAGCCTACTGACCCTCTCCCTCAGAGCTGCTGGTCTCACAGCGATCTGGAAAGAGGACATACTTCATACGGCGCTTGAGCCGGAGGAGATAATAGATTTAATGCTCGAGTTGAAGTCCCTATCTGAGGAGATAAGGTATGAGGTGAGGCAGAGAAAGGCCAGGGAGGTAATAGTAGCTGTTTCCGTTAATTCAGGCGTTTCTCCCTTCGATGTTCTTGAACTAGCTGAGGAGGAGGGGTTCATGGAGAAGGATGATGAGGGGCTCTGGAGGTTCAAAGCCGATCCTGAGCTAGTGATGAGGGAGCTGATAAAGAAGCTCGTAGGGAGGGAGGAGTATGGAGATTGA
- a CDS encoding RpoL/Rpb11 RNA polymerase subunit family protein, with translation MEIEVVDVSRNEIRVLIRGETHTLLSPLVEELNSLDEVEFAGYDVPHPLKEESVLFLRVKEGMNPREVLKGAIRRLMEKYEIIGNSFIEELSSLKVNH, from the coding sequence ATGGAGATTGAGGTAGTCGATGTCTCGAGAAATGAGATAAGAGTTCTCATAAGGGGAGAGACGCATACTCTACTGAGCCCCCTGGTTGAGGAGCTGAATTCCCTCGATGAAGTGGAATTCGCCGGTTATGACGTCCCTCACCCACTTAAGGAGGAATCAGTACTGTTCCTAAGGGTCAAGGAGGGGATGAACCCGAGGGAAGTGCTGAAGGGAGCTATCAGGAGGCTCATGGAGAAATATGAGATCATAGGGAATAGCTTCATCGAGGAGCTGAGCTCCCTCAAGGTAAATCATTGA
- a CDS encoding DedA family protein — MIHWMTEMAREWVRSLGALGIFLGVMLETLVTIIPSPLVPMVAGFSLIPSGSGMIEALYISTLLIGVVGGLSATLGALLHYLIGLYGGRALIDRYGKYLGTNSSELDEILMKVSGKNEIISIFILRSVPVFPISVVSLGAGMMGMRILPYTLATLSGTFLRYSFLGMLGFMVGEAYEEVSSWIDSVENLLIFASVTIVLLYLVIKRVRGNGPGILRKGLPQGDRREAEENRGQGSS; from the coding sequence ATGATTCATTGGATGACCGAGATGGCGAGGGAGTGGGTTAGGAGCTTAGGCGCCTTAGGTATATTCCTCGGGGTTATGTTAGAGACGCTGGTAACGATAATACCATCGCCCCTCGTCCCGATGGTAGCGGGTTTCTCCCTCATACCGAGTGGTTCGGGAATGATTGAAGCTCTCTACATTTCAACTCTTTTAATAGGTGTGGTTGGGGGCCTGTCAGCCACATTAGGGGCTCTGCTGCACTATCTCATAGGCCTGTATGGCGGGAGGGCGCTCATCGACAGATATGGGAAGTACCTGGGGACGAATTCCAGCGAGTTAGATGAGATACTCATGAAGGTATCCGGGAAAAATGAAATTATCTCGATTTTCATCCTGAGATCCGTTCCAGTATTTCCCATATCGGTCGTCTCCCTCGGGGCGGGCATGATGGGGATGAGGATCCTCCCCTATACTTTGGCTACTCTTAGCGGGACCTTCTTGAGGTACTCATTCCTCGGAATGCTCGGCTTCATGGTCGGGGAGGCTTATGAGGAGGTATCCTCCTGGATAGACAGTGTGGAGAATCTCTTAATATTTGCCTCAGTGACGATAGTCCTGCTATACCTGGTGATCAAGAGGGTGAGGGGAAATGGTCCCGGAATTCTTAGGAAGGGTCTTCCTCAAGGAGATAGGAGGGAAGCTGAGGAGAATCGAGGTCAAGGAAGTAGCTGA
- a CDS encoding ArsR/SmtB family transcription factor has translation MKLYERIKIYRAKKLIDALNSESKLKILRRLLESPASATDLANEFGLTLPAITLHLKDLEEAGLIKTVEVRRGKGRPAKLYTLTSKRISINIHLNELLGLPEEENLDSLAQEYVRRKIERGFSGISVSDIMETLLVDRATAAAISERLQSDPLPILEALGKRILESFEERTTVTELTKKLGSDRYWILRALRNLEEMGLVRVKEGVVLRGDESGGHDSLDDRDGEGVG, from the coding sequence GTGAAGTTGTACGAGAGGATCAAGATTTATAGGGCGAAGAAGCTGATTGATGCCTTAAACAGCGAGAGCAAACTGAAGATCCTGAGGAGATTACTGGAGAGCCCTGCATCAGCCACGGATCTAGCTAATGAGTTCGGCTTAACTCTCCCAGCGATAACGCTCCATTTGAAGGACTTAGAGGAAGCGGGCCTCATAAAGACCGTGGAGGTGAGGAGGGGGAAGGGAAGGCCCGCGAAGCTTTATACATTGACCAGCAAGAGGATCAGCATAAATATACACCTCAATGAGCTCTTAGGACTTCCTGAGGAGGAAAATCTTGATTCCTTAGCGCAGGAGTACGTCAGGAGGAAAATTGAGCGTGGTTTCAGTGGGATAAGCGTATCTGATATAATGGAGACGCTACTCGTCGATAGAGCAACGGCAGCTGCTATAAGCGAGAGGTTGCAGTCGGATCCCCTCCCGATCTTGGAGGCCTTAGGTAAGAGGATACTCGAGAGCTTCGAGGAAAGGACTACCGTTACTGAGTTAACGAAGAAACTGGGATCGGATAGGTACTGGATCCTGAGGGCCCTGAGGAACCTGGAGGAGATGGGCCTAGTCAGGGTTAAGGAGGGCGTCGTCCTCAGGGGTGATGAGAGTGGAGGGCATGATTCATTGGATGACCGAGATGGCGAGGGAGTGGGTTAG
- a CDS encoding YIP1 family protein has product MSDLEDTLYRVGKLLISPREAFYVHLAGKYSLSLPISIYLILSFSLSSLLAKSIAAVLGTPRIGLLPEVILEFSGAIGVTISVSWLILYVTLIHVIARIMGHLSGSWDEALSAVAFSAVPHSFTAFSMGLAYIFSSYEFLLISLALLPLASIWSLYILIDEVSLIYDSSIGRSIFISFLGPLSFIVASILLFSITGLPGLMIPVVSMIILYYWRETR; this is encoded by the coding sequence TTGAGCGACCTAGAGGATACCCTATACAGAGTTGGTAAACTGCTGATCTCCCCTAGGGAGGCATTCTACGTCCATTTAGCTGGAAAATATTCCCTATCTCTCCCAATATCGATATACTTAATCCTCAGCTTCTCCCTATCCTCCCTACTGGCGAAATCTATCGCCGCTGTCTTAGGGACACCGAGAATAGGTCTTCTCCCCGAGGTTATTCTGGAGTTCTCCGGGGCGATAGGAGTCACTATTTCAGTCTCCTGGCTCATCTTATACGTCACATTGATACATGTGATCGCGAGGATAATGGGCCATCTGAGCGGTAGTTGGGATGAGGCCCTGAGCGCTGTAGCATTCTCAGCTGTCCCACACTCCTTCACGGCCTTCTCAATGGGCCTAGCTTACATATTCAGTAGCTACGAGTTCCTGTTGATTTCCCTAGCCCTATTGCCCCTCGCATCCATATGGTCCCTCTATATATTGATCGATGAGGTCTCGCTGATATACGATTCCAGTATAGGCAGATCCATATTTATATCGTTCCTGGGGCCACTATCATTCATAGTAGCATCTATCCTCCTCTTCTCAATCACGGGCCTGCCTGGGTTGATGATCCCCGTGGTCTCGATGATAATCCTTTACTACTGGAGGGAGACGAGATGA
- a CDS encoding aspartate kinase, with the protein MVGKRVVVKLGGSVLSSPEDFMRAAEVTKRDFEAGNEILLVVSAMKGQTDQLIDMARKVGASGELLDAIAGLGEVLSARLMASALNSIGVPSVAIDPCSPIWPIYTDGSFGDADPDIPTTCGAAISNIEHMLGKCVPVVCGYVGKTREGKLTTLGRGGSDTTAVILARCLRADEVVLVKDSGGIMSADPKIAGNAHKLSNLSAEEALTLSMGGAKVLHHKAVRYLSPTVRMRVLSIDGGSFVRGGTIISGHIPELKVEVHEKPVSMVTLIVDGDLNGLDLRPLSESKLDKAVILYLDEPPEEVVKKVHPLVERGVVKAISVKKDLAMIKVWGGAIEDVPGVINKISDPLASMGINIHGLQTVHNKIAVFVDWKNREVAASELEEALG; encoded by the coding sequence ATGGTGGGAAAGAGAGTAGTGGTCAAGCTCGGAGGATCCGTTCTCTCCTCTCCCGAGGATTTCATGAGGGCTGCTGAGGTTACGAAGCGAGATTTCGAGGCTGGAAATGAGATACTGCTGGTGGTCTCAGCTATGAAGGGCCAGACCGATCAGTTAATAGATATGGCGAGGAAAGTTGGGGCTTCAGGAGAGCTGCTAGATGCCATAGCGGGACTAGGAGAGGTACTCTCAGCCAGGCTAATGGCTTCAGCCCTGAACTCGATAGGGGTACCATCGGTAGCTATAGACCCCTGCTCCCCGATATGGCCCATCTACACGGATGGCAGCTTCGGAGACGCGGATCCCGACATTCCAACTACATGCGGCGCAGCTATCTCGAATATCGAGCATATGTTGGGCAAGTGCGTACCAGTAGTTTGCGGCTACGTTGGTAAGACGAGGGAAGGGAAGCTGACGACTCTGGGAAGAGGAGGAAGCGATACAACCGCTGTTATACTAGCGAGATGCCTGAGGGCGGATGAGGTAGTCCTAGTGAAGGACTCCGGTGGCATAATGAGCGCAGACCCCAAGATAGCAGGGAATGCCCATAAATTGAGCAACTTAAGCGCTGAAGAGGCTTTAACGCTCTCGATGGGAGGAGCTAAAGTTTTGCATCACAAAGCGGTGAGATATCTCTCCCCAACGGTTAGGATGAGGGTCCTCTCGATAGACGGCGGAAGCTTCGTCAGGGGAGGGACGATAATAAGCGGTCATATACCCGAGCTGAAAGTCGAGGTTCATGAGAAGCCGGTGAGCATGGTAACGCTGATCGTGGATGGGGATCTCAATGGTCTAGACCTCAGGCCTCTATCCGAGAGCAAGCTGGACAAAGCGGTCATACTTTACTTAGACGAGCCTCCGGAGGAAGTCGTCAAGAAGGTACACCCTCTCGTCGAGAGAGGAGTAGTGAAAGCTATTTCCGTGAAGAAGGATCTAGCGATGATAAAGGTATGGGGAGGAGCTATAGAAGATGTCCCAGGAGTCATAAATAAGATATCAGACCCTCTCGCATCGATGGGAATAAATATACACGGTCTGCAGACGGTCCATAATAAGATAGCGGTCTTCGTCGATTGGAAGAACAGGGAAGTTGCTGCTTCCGAATTAGAGGAGGCTTTGGGGTGA
- the asd gene encoding aspartate-semialdehyde dehydrogenase, with protein sequence MIGLKVAILGGTGAVGQRFVQLLNGHPWFEIEVITGKTSVGKKYGDAVNWILDSDIPEQVKDLVIVETELRNLRGVDLVFSSLPSGEASIEREIMNSGIPMVSNSSFLRMDPTVPLVIPEVNKDHLALLDIQRKAGVGPTATSPNCTTTMIVLPLKPLDDSYSLRSLNVASYQAVSGAGYPGVPSYDIINNLIPFISEEEEKVERESRKMLGKLVDGKIENADFDVQATCVRVPVLDGHTVAIHAEFEEEVDVEDAKRVLEGFDPGPDVRSLPSSPEKAIIVREERDRPQPRYDRLAGKGMSVSVGRIRRGANKRSLLFISHGHNTIRGAAGGAILLAEFMHSKKFI encoded by the coding sequence GTGATCGGATTGAAGGTAGCGATCCTAGGAGGGACTGGTGCAGTGGGCCAGAGGTTCGTTCAACTTCTGAATGGCCATCCTTGGTTCGAGATAGAGGTCATAACGGGGAAGACCAGCGTGGGGAAGAAGTACGGGGATGCTGTCAACTGGATCTTAGATAGCGATATACCGGAGCAAGTCAAAGACCTAGTCATCGTGGAGACGGAATTGAGGAACTTGAGGGGAGTGGATCTAGTATTCTCATCCCTTCCCTCGGGAGAAGCCTCTATAGAGAGGGAAATAATGAACTCAGGGATTCCGATGGTCAGTAACTCCAGCTTCCTCAGGATGGACCCCACAGTGCCCTTAGTTATACCGGAGGTGAATAAGGACCATCTAGCGCTCTTAGATATTCAGAGAAAGGCTGGAGTTGGGCCCACGGCTACGAGTCCTAACTGCACGACCACTATGATAGTGCTCCCCCTCAAACCGTTGGATGATTCTTACTCGCTCAGGAGTTTGAATGTGGCTAGCTACCAAGCAGTATCCGGTGCCGGTTATCCTGGAGTACCCTCATACGATATAATCAACAACTTGATCCCCTTCATATCCGAGGAGGAGGAGAAGGTCGAGAGGGAATCCAGGAAGATGCTCGGGAAATTAGTAGATGGTAAAATTGAAAACGCGGACTTCGATGTTCAGGCAACTTGCGTCAGAGTTCCCGTGCTGGACGGGCATACGGTAGCTATACATGCGGAGTTCGAGGAGGAAGTTGATGTGGAGGATGCTAAGAGGGTGCTTGAGGGATTCGATCCTGGTCCAGACGTTAGGAGCCTCCCATCTTCCCCGGAGAAGGCAATAATAGTGAGGGAGGAGAGGGACAGGCCTCAGCCTAGATACGATAGGCTAGCAGGCAAGGGGATGAGCGTCTCCGTGGGTAGGATCAGGAGAGGGGCCAATAAAAGGTCACTCCTCTTCATTTCACACGGTCACAATACGATAAGGGGAGCTGCTGGAGGTGCTATACTCCTAGCGGAGTTCATGCATTCAAAGAAATTCATATAG